A DNA window from Thalassospiraceae bacterium LMO-JJ14 contains the following coding sequences:
- a CDS encoding aminoglycoside phosphotransferase family protein, protein MPAPTDILNALRAGGLLTSDNDPPCTALTGGVSSDIWRIDLPSGPICVKRALAKLKVADDWQAPVSRNAYEVAWMKTVHDIVPEAVPEVLYHDPGAGLFAMSFLPPETAPLWKAQLRDGIAEPASATAVGSTLGCIHACTSDHPEISARFDTDDIFHAIRLEPYLLATAARCPDVAPRLNELAEITASHKVALVHGDVSPKNILIGPKGPVFLDAECAWYGDPAFDLAFCLNHLLLKCLWTPGARPGFGACFEALCAAYEDATAAMADRHIMQRTAHLLPGLFLARVDGKSPVEYITDDAQRNHVRTVARQFLTNPADHPIDINNAWHAYLTKN, encoded by the coding sequence ATGCCTGCACCCACGGATATCCTGAACGCCTTGCGGGCCGGTGGCCTGCTGACATCGGATAACGATCCGCCCTGCACCGCGCTGACCGGCGGCGTCAGTTCCGATATCTGGCGCATCGACCTGCCGTCGGGCCCGATATGCGTCAAGCGCGCGCTCGCCAAGCTCAAGGTGGCCGACGACTGGCAGGCACCGGTTTCGCGCAATGCCTATGAAGTCGCCTGGATGAAAACCGTGCATGACATCGTCCCCGAAGCCGTCCCCGAGGTTCTGTATCACGACCCGGGCGCCGGTCTTTTCGCCATGTCCTTTCTGCCGCCGGAGACGGCGCCGCTGTGGAAAGCGCAACTCCGCGACGGCATTGCCGAACCGGCAAGCGCCACCGCCGTCGGCAGTACGCTCGGTTGCATTCACGCCTGCACGTCGGACCACCCGGAAATATCCGCCCGCTTCGATACCGACGATATTTTCCATGCGATCCGGCTGGAGCCGTACCTGCTGGCGACCGCCGCGCGCTGCCCCGACGTCGCCCCACGCCTGAACGAACTGGCCGAGATCACGGCTTCGCATAAAGTCGCCCTGGTACACGGCGATGTCAGCCCCAAGAACATCCTGATCGGCCCAAAAGGCCCGGTATTTCTCGATGCCGAGTGCGCCTGGTACGGCGACCCGGCGTTCGATCTCGCATTCTGCCTCAACCATCTGTTGTTGAAATGCCTTTGGACACCTGGCGCGCGACCGGGGTTCGGGGCATGTTTCGAGGCGCTTTGTGCCGCTTACGAGGATGCGACGGCGGCCATGGCCGACCGCCACATCATGCAGCGCACCGCGCATTTGCTGCCCGGTCTGTTCCTGGCCCGGGTCGACGGCAAGTCCCCGGTCGAATACATCACCGACGATGCCCAAAGAAATCATGTCCGTACCGTCGCGCGCCAGTTTTTGACAAATCCCGCCGATCATCCGATAGACATCAATAACGCATGGCATGCGTATCTGACCAAGAACTAG
- a CDS encoding IclR family transcriptional regulator, with the protein MKDESNAGSRSIRVLELLEVICAMDRPASAIDIEMASGLPKATVHRLCNLLLEEGYLRRDINGRGYEAGERFSKLAIQLLSNQSGRGERHAILESVTRDIGETCNIALPLSTSMQYLDRVESEWPLRIQLPTGSNVPLHCTASGKLYLSSLAKSRRQRLIEKLPLDKKSSNSITDADELLKATDQIAKTKIGTDNEEFIPGMVAVAVPVTDKKGKLLATLATHGPVVRMTFDQAMGHVPRLQRAAAELSASFE; encoded by the coding sequence TTGAAGGACGAGTCTAACGCGGGATCGCGCTCGATCCGGGTTCTTGAACTTCTGGAAGTCATCTGCGCCATGGACCGGCCCGCCAGCGCCATCGATATCGAAATGGCGTCGGGACTGCCGAAAGCGACCGTGCACCGGTTGTGCAATCTCCTGCTCGAGGAAGGCTACCTCCGCCGCGACATCAATGGCCGCGGATACGAGGCCGGGGAACGTTTTTCAAAGCTTGCCATTCAACTGTTATCAAACCAGAGCGGCCGTGGCGAGCGCCATGCCATTCTTGAATCCGTAACCCGCGACATCGGCGAGACCTGCAACATCGCCCTGCCGCTCTCGACGTCGATGCAGTATCTGGATCGCGTCGAGTCGGAATGGCCGCTCAGGATTCAGTTGCCGACCGGCTCAAACGTTCCGCTTCATTGCACGGCCAGCGGCAAACTGTACCTTTCCAGCCTTGCGAAATCGCGCCGCCAGAGGCTGATTGAGAAACTGCCTCTCGACAAGAAATCCAGCAACTCGATTACCGATGCCGATGAACTGTTGAAGGCCACGGACCAGATCGCCAAGACCAAGATCGGCACGGATAACGAGGAATTCATCCCCGGCATGGTCGCGGTCGCCGTTCCGGTGACGGACAAGAAAGGCAAGCTTCTGGCTACCCTTGCAACACACGGCCCTGTCGTGCGGATGACCTTCGATCAGGCCATGGGCCACGTGCCCAGATTGCAGCGCGCCGCAGCCGAACTCTCGGCCTCGTTCGAATAA
- a CDS encoding choline dehydrogenase, protein MQNEDDFYDYIIVGAGSAGCVLANRLSADRSLRVLLLEAGGRDSNPWIHVPVGYFKTLHNPKTDWCYKTDPEPGLGGRRLDWPRGKVLGGSSSINGLLYIRGQAEDYDHWRQLGNPGWSHTDILPYFKRAEAQERGGDDYHGADGPLKVSDMRAKRDVCEALIAAAEANGIPRSNDFNGATQEGAGYFQMTAHHGRRWSTAVGYLRPIEHRDNLQITTHATAIEIIFADDDPKQISGFAYRKNGTRHEAYLRPGGEVILSAGAIGSPQILQVSGIGPGKLLNNLGVTVRHELRDVGENLQDHLQIRMIYEVNVPTLNDEINNPIRRTMMGIEYILKRTGPMSMGASQVCIFAKTRPDMETPDIQFHFQPLSADKPGIKMHPFSGVTSSICQLRPESRGTISITSPDPDAYPSIKPNYLSAVKDQETVIDSIKTSRRIFNTAPLKDYIVRERLPGPDVLKDEDILESARQIAQTIYHPTSTCRMGVDDHAVVDPRLRVNGVKGLRVVDASVMPTIVSGNTNAPTIMIAEKASDMILDDRRA, encoded by the coding sequence ATGCAAAATGAAGATGATTTTTACGACTATATCATTGTCGGCGCCGGTTCCGCAGGCTGCGTTCTGGCGAATCGGCTAAGCGCTGACCGTTCACTCCGGGTCCTGCTTCTGGAAGCCGGTGGTCGCGACAGTAATCCGTGGATTCATGTCCCCGTCGGCTATTTCAAAACCCTGCACAATCCGAAAACCGACTGGTGTTACAAGACCGATCCCGAGCCGGGGCTTGGCGGCCGGCGTCTTGACTGGCCGCGCGGCAAGGTGCTCGGCGGCTCCAGTTCCATCAACGGGCTTTTGTATATCCGCGGTCAGGCCGAGGACTACGATCACTGGCGCCAACTTGGAAACCCCGGCTGGTCGCATACCGACATTCTGCCGTATTTCAAACGCGCCGAAGCTCAGGAACGCGGCGGCGACGACTATCATGGCGCCGACGGGCCGCTCAAGGTTTCCGACATGCGCGCCAAGCGCGATGTCTGCGAAGCACTGATTGCCGCCGCCGAAGCGAACGGCATCCCGCGCAGCAATGATTTCAACGGTGCGACGCAGGAAGGGGCCGGATACTTCCAGATGACGGCGCACCACGGCCGGCGCTGGTCGACGGCGGTCGGCTATCTGCGCCCCATCGAACACCGCGATAATCTGCAGATCACCACGCATGCCACGGCCATCGAAATCATCTTTGCCGATGACGACCCGAAGCAGATCAGTGGCTTTGCCTACAGGAAAAACGGCACCCGGCACGAGGCGTACCTGCGTCCCGGCGGTGAAGTGATCCTGTCGGCCGGCGCCATCGGTTCGCCGCAGATATTGCAGGTATCGGGGATCGGCCCGGGCAAGCTGTTGAACAATCTGGGTGTCACGGTCCGCCATGAGCTCCGCGATGTCGGCGAGAACCTGCAGGACCACCTGCAGATCCGGATGATCTATGAAGTCAACGTGCCGACCCTGAATGACGAGATCAATAACCCGATCCGCCGTACCATGATGGGGATTGAGTACATCCTCAAGCGGACCGGACCGATGAGCATGGGTGCCAGTCAGGTCTGCATTTTCGCCAAGACCCGTCCGGACATGGAAACGCCCGATATCCAGTTCCATTTCCAGCCTCTGAGTGCCGACAAGCCGGGCATCAAGATGCATCCGTTTTCCGGCGTCACGTCGTCGATCTGTCAGTTGCGCCCGGAAAGCCGCGGCACGATTTCGATCACCTCACCCGACCCCGACGCCTATCCGTCGATCAAGCCGAATTACCTGTCGGCGGTGAAGGACCAGGAAACGGTCATCGACTCGATCAAGACGTCCAGGCGTATTTTCAACACCGCACCCCTGAAGGACTACATCGTCCGCGAACGCCTGCCGGGGCCGGATGTGCTCAAGGACGAGGATATCCTCGAAAGCGCACGCCAGATTGCGCAGACCATCTATCATCCGACCAGCACCTGCCGCATGGGTGTCGACGACCATGCCGTGGTCGACCCCCGGCTTCGGGTTAACGGCGTCAAGGGGCTGCGCGTCGTCGACGCCTCGGTCATGCCGACGATCGTATCGGGCAACACCAACGCGCCGACGATCATGATCGCCGAAAAGGCGTCTGACATGATTCTCGACGACCGGCGCGCCTGA
- a CDS encoding SLC13 family permease, with product MVFTISADMQMWVTFAIILIALAAYVAEKWPMELTSLGTICAVLLFFQFFQTAPDEGGNAGLSPSRILEGFANTALIAVLSLLVMGQGLIRTGILDRAAQWLLDHMRARIPATAAIFVVLFIVGAISGFLNNTPVVVIFIPLMQALAQRYHISPSRVMIPLSFAAILGGMTTLIGSSTNLLVNTALIEIGERPLGFFDFTVPGVILALAGLGYAVFVVPRILPDRAGMADRVTTEGAGKQFIVQIETPPNSELIGESAPGGYFKALPNMTVRMIQRGERAILPPFEDLSVVEGDVIVVAATRPVLKEAIAEHGELFHPDLRDGKALDDDNDDAPWRQADQVLAEVMIAPASRFVGQTLRLAGFRYKTGCIVLGIQRRARMIRARITEIRLEPGDVLLVQGQRDHIRQLRGGRDAILIESSREDLPSLDHVKRASLIFLGAVFCAATGLMPIVVAAFAGAIAMVATGVLNLRQAFRAIDPKIATAIAAALAMSIALRETGGAAFLAHGMVSVFAGQGAIVILSLLFLIAALMTNVISNNAVAVLFTPIAIDLAYEVGAEPMLFAIAMVFAANCSFASPMGYQTNLLVMGPGHYKFQDFARAGLPLIILMWIAFTLVAKFFWGL from the coding sequence ATGGTTTTCACCATAAGCGCCGATATGCAGATGTGGGTGACGTTTGCGATTATTCTGATCGCGCTCGCCGCCTATGTTGCCGAGAAATGGCCGATGGAGCTGACGTCGCTCGGCACCATCTGTGCGGTGCTGCTGTTTTTCCAGTTCTTCCAGACCGCGCCGGATGAAGGCGGTAACGCCGGCTTGTCGCCGTCGCGCATCCTCGAAGGGTTCGCCAACACCGCCCTGATTGCCGTGCTGTCGCTTCTGGTCATGGGGCAGGGACTGATCCGCACCGGCATTCTTGACCGCGCCGCGCAATGGCTGCTCGATCACATGCGTGCGCGAATTCCGGCAACGGCGGCGATTTTCGTCGTCCTGTTCATCGTCGGTGCGATCAGCGGCTTTCTCAACAACACCCCCGTGGTGGTGATCTTCATTCCGCTGATGCAGGCGCTGGCGCAGCGCTATCACATCTCGCCTAGCCGCGTCATGATTCCGCTCAGCTTCGCCGCCATATTGGGCGGCATGACGACGCTGATCGGTTCCTCGACCAACCTTCTGGTCAATACGGCGCTGATTGAAATCGGCGAACGACCGCTGGGCTTTTTCGACTTCACGGTGCCGGGGGTGATTCTGGCGCTGGCCGGGCTAGGCTATGCGGTGTTCGTGGTGCCGCGTATTCTGCCGGACCGTGCCGGGATGGCGGACAGGGTCACGACCGAGGGCGCGGGCAAGCAGTTCATCGTGCAGATCGAAACGCCGCCGAACTCGGAGCTGATCGGCGAAAGCGCGCCGGGCGGTTACTTCAAGGCGCTGCCGAACATGACCGTGCGTATGATCCAACGCGGCGAGCGTGCGATTTTGCCGCCGTTCGAGGATCTTAGCGTTGTCGAAGGCGATGTGATTGTCGTCGCGGCGACTCGGCCGGTGCTCAAGGAAGCGATTGCCGAACACGGCGAGCTTTTCCATCCCGACCTCAGAGACGGCAAGGCGCTGGACGACGATAACGATGATGCGCCATGGCGTCAGGCCGATCAGGTCCTCGCCGAAGTGATGATTGCACCGGCATCGCGGTTTGTCGGGCAGACGCTCAGGCTTGCCGGGTTCCGCTACAAGACCGGTTGCATCGTGCTCGGCATCCAGCGTCGCGCCCGCATGATCCGCGCCCGGATCACCGAGATCCGGCTCGAACCCGGCGACGTGCTTCTGGTGCAGGGACAGCGCGATCACATTCGCCAACTCAGGGGCGGGCGCGATGCGATCCTGATCGAATCGTCGCGTGAAGACCTGCCGAGCCTGGATCACGTCAAGCGCGCCAGCCTGATCTTTCTAGGCGCCGTTTTCTGCGCCGCGACCGGATTGATGCCGATCGTCGTCGCCGCCTTTGCCGGGGCCATTGCCATGGTCGCGACCGGTGTCCTCAATCTGCGCCAGGCATTCCGCGCCATCGATCCGAAAATCGCCACCGCGATTGCCGCCGCGCTGGCGATGAGTATCGCGCTCAGGGAAACCGGCGGCGCCGCCTTTCTGGCGCATGGTATGGTTTCCGTCTTCGCCGGACAGGGCGCGATCGTCATTCTGTCGTTGCTGTTCCTGATCGCGGCCTTGATGACCAACGTGATCTCAAACAATGCGGTTGCGGTGCTGTTTACGCCGATTGCCATCGACCTTGCCTACGAGGTCGGCGCGGAGCCCATGCTGTTCGCCATCGCCATGGTGTTCGCCGCGAACTGTTCGTTCGCCTCGCCGATGGGCTATCAGACCAATCTGCTGGTCATGGGGCCGGGGCATTACAAGTTTCAGGATTTCGCCCGCGCCGGGTTGCCGCTGATCATCCTCATGTGGATCGCCTTCACGTTGGTCGCCAAGTTCTTCTGGGGGCTTTAG
- a CDS encoding alpha/beta hydrolase: MRSFFDDFTLETVQVTDGPIRLRRAGSGPPLLLLHGNPQTHAMWHFVAPKLAEKFTVICPDLRGYGKSFKPAPSDDHAAYAKKQMARDFAELMTHFGHETFLVASHDRGARVAHRLAIDYPERVEKLAVLDIVPTIEHFERTDMRFAMGYYHWFWFAQRHPLPENVINAAPEVWFRAHTSREPKDDGFFHPDALADYLDCARDPAMIAGMCEDYRAAAGIDMFDDRESRENGDKVRCPMLVLWGAKGKIGAWYEPLQIWRQYCDAPVTGAAVNSGHYLAEEAPEEVLGHFMTFFGDGSP; the protein is encoded by the coding sequence ATGCGCAGCTTCTTCGACGACTTCACGCTTGAAACGGTCCAGGTGACGGACGGGCCGATCCGCTTGCGCCGCGCCGGTTCCGGGCCGCCGCTTTTATTGCTGCACGGCAACCCGCAGACCCATGCCATGTGGCACTTTGTGGCACCAAAGCTGGCGGAAAAGTTCACCGTCATCTGCCCCGATCTCAGGGGTTACGGAAAATCGTTCAAGCCGGCGCCGAGCGACGATCACGCCGCCTATGCAAAGAAACAGATGGCCCGCGACTTCGCCGAGTTGATGACGCACTTCGGTCACGAGACGTTCCTGGTCGCCAGCCACGACCGCGGCGCCCGGGTCGCGCACCGGCTCGCCATCGATTATCCTGAGCGCGTTGAAAAGCTGGCCGTGCTCGACATCGTCCCGACCATTGAGCACTTCGAGCGCACCGACATGCGCTTCGCCATGGGCTACTATCACTGGTTCTGGTTCGCGCAGCGTCATCCCCTGCCGGAGAACGTGATCAACGCCGCCCCCGAGGTCTGGTTTCGTGCCCACACGTCGCGCGAGCCGAAGGATGACGGGTTCTTTCATCCCGACGCGCTGGCCGATTACCTGGACTGCGCGCGCGACCCGGCGATGATCGCCGGCATGTGCGAGGATTACCGCGCCGCCGCCGGTATCGACATGTTTGATGACCGCGAAAGCCGGGAAAACGGCGACAAAGTCCGCTGCCCGATGCTGGTGCTATGGGGGGCGAAGGGAAAAATCGGTGCGTGGTATGAACCGCTGCAGATCTGGCGGCAGTATTGCGACGCCCCCGTCACCGGCGCGGCCGTAAACAGTGGCCACTATCTGGCCGAGGAAGCCCCCGAGGAAGTGCTGGGCCATTTCATGACGTTCTTCGGCGACGGGTCGCCGTGA
- a CDS encoding phosphoserine transaminase: MNTLQKPDVRPANPNFSSGPCSKRPGWRPDVLADAFLGRSHRHATGKKLLHEVIERTRAILGIPDDYRIGIVPGSDTGAIEMALWSVLGARGVEVLSWESFGKQWAADITKHLKLDDVKLSDAAYGDIPDLSQADFTRDVVFTWNGTTGGVKVPNGEWIPAEREGLSIVDGTSAVFAMDIPWDKVDICTWSWQKAMGGEAAHGMLVLSPRAVERIESYNPPWPMPKVFRLKKGDKLNEDVFAGLTINTPSMLCVEDALDGLKWAESIGGLPTLLGRVEASFKALSAWVEQADWIDFICKDPASRSDTSVVLVVTDPWFQAMDEDGQRDLIKKLTSLLEAEGAAFDIGSHRDAPPGLRIWCGATVEATDIAELGPWLDWAYHTVKSNLQEA; the protein is encoded by the coding sequence ATGAATACGCTACAGAAGCCGGACGTCCGTCCGGCGAACCCCAATTTTTCATCAGGTCCCTGTTCCAAACGCCCCGGCTGGCGCCCCGACGTGCTGGCGGATGCGTTTCTTGGACGCTCGCACCGTCACGCCACCGGCAAGAAGCTGTTGCACGAAGTGATTGAGCGGACCCGCGCCATCCTCGGCATTCCCGACGATTACCGCATCGGCATCGTGCCGGGTTCTGACACCGGGGCCATCGAAATGGCGCTGTGGTCCGTGCTGGGCGCGCGCGGCGTCGAGGTGCTGTCGTGGGAAAGCTTCGGCAAGCAGTGGGCCGCCGACATCACCAAGCACCTGAAGCTGGACGACGTCAAACTGTCGGATGCCGCTTATGGCGATATCCCCGATCTCAGCCAGGCCGACTTCACGCGCGATGTGGTCTTTACGTGGAACGGCACGACCGGCGGCGTCAAGGTGCCGAACGGCGAGTGGATTCCGGCTGAGCGCGAAGGTCTGAGCATCGTCGATGGTACATCGGCCGTGTTCGCCATGGATATCCCCTGGGACAAGGTCGATATCTGCACATGGTCGTGGCAGAAGGCGATGGGCGGCGAGGCCGCGCACGGCATGCTGGTGTTGAGCCCCCGCGCCGTCGAACGTATCGAAAGCTACAACCCGCCGTGGCCGATGCCGAAGGTGTTCCGCCTCAAGAAAGGCGACAAGCTGAACGAGGACGTGTTCGCCGGCCTGACCATCAACACGCCGTCGATGCTGTGCGTCGAGGACGCGCTGGACGGCCTCAAGTGGGCCGAGAGTATCGGCGGTCTGCCGACACTGCTGGGCCGGGTCGAGGCCAGCTTCAAGGCGCTGAGTGCCTGGGTCGAGCAGGCGGACTGGATCGATTTCATCTGCAAGGATCCGGCATCGCGTTCCGATACCTCTGTCGTGCTGGTCGTCACCGATCCGTGGTTCCAGGCGATGGACGAGGACGGGCAGCGTGACCTCATCAAGAAGCTGACGAGCCTTCTGGAGGCGGAAGGCGCGGCCTTCGATATCGGTTCGCACCGCGATGCCCCCCCGGGGCTTCGTATCTGGTGCGGCGCCACGGTTGAGGCGACGGACATCGCCGAACTCGGGCCATGGCTCGACTGGGCGTATCACACCGTCAAATCAAACCTGCAGGAGGCCTGA
- the serA gene encoding phosphoglycerate dehydrogenase, translating to MPKVLISDKMSPLAAEVFANRGVEVDVITDLDKDQLAEKIGEYDGIAIRSATKITPKTLANPGKLKVIGRAGIGVDNVDVKAATGAGIVVMNTPFGNAITTAEHAITMMLSLARQIPAANASTHAGKWEKSRFMGVELMGKTLGIIGCGNIGAIVADRAQGLKMKVIAFDPFLSEERAENLGVEKVELDELLPRADFISLHTPLTDQTRNIIDATALNKTKAGVRIVNCARGGLVDEVALKAALESGHVAGAALDVYAEEPAKENALFGMEQVVCTPHLGASTSEAQEKVAVQVAEQMADYLLSGAVTNALNMASVTAEEAPKLKPYMVLAEQLGGFAGQATQSAIKGIEICYEGDVSTLNTKPLTAIVLKGLLGPLLEGVNMVNAPVIAEDRNIKILEARSETAGNYHTLITVNVTTENQERSVKGTLFNHEPRLVEIKGIHIDAKLGPNMLYLANHDKPGLIGALGSVLGEAGVNIATFNLGRADQGGDAIALIEIDGQPPADVVTRVKALEHVVHAIPMSF from the coding sequence ATGCCAAAGGTTCTGATTTCCGACAAAATGTCGCCACTGGCTGCCGAGGTCTTTGCGAACCGCGGCGTCGAGGTTGATGTGATCACCGATCTCGACAAGGATCAGCTTGCCGAAAAGATCGGCGAATACGACGGCATCGCCATTCGCTCGGCGACCAAGATCACGCCGAAGACGCTGGCCAATCCCGGCAAGTTGAAAGTCATCGGCCGCGCCGGCATCGGTGTCGACAATGTCGACGTCAAGGCCGCGACGGGGGCCGGGATCGTCGTCATGAACACGCCGTTTGGCAACGCGATTACGACAGCCGAACACGCCATCACGATGATGTTGTCGCTGGCCCGGCAAATCCCGGCGGCGAATGCCTCGACCCATGCCGGCAAGTGGGAGAAATCCCGCTTCATGGGCGTCGAGCTAATGGGCAAGACGCTCGGCATCATCGGCTGCGGCAACATCGGCGCCATCGTCGCCGACCGCGCGCAGGGCCTGAAGATGAAGGTCATCGCCTTCGACCCGTTCCTGTCCGAGGAACGCGCCGAAAATCTCGGCGTGGAAAAAGTTGAGCTGGACGAATTGCTGCCGCGTGCGGATTTCATCAGCCTGCACACGCCGCTGACCGACCAGACGCGCAACATCATCGATGCGACTGCGCTGAACAAGACTAAGGCAGGTGTGCGGATCGTCAACTGCGCGCGCGGCGGTCTCGTCGACGAGGTTGCCCTGAAGGCCGCGCTCGAGAGCGGTCACGTTGCGGGGGCCGCGCTCGACGTTTATGCCGAGGAACCGGCCAAGGAGAACGCTCTGTTCGGCATGGAGCAGGTGGTCTGCACGCCGCATCTGGGCGCATCGACATCGGAAGCGCAGGAAAAGGTTGCCGTTCAGGTCGCCGAACAGATGGCGGATTATCTGCTGTCGGGCGCCGTCACCAACGCACTCAACATGGCGTCGGTGACCGCTGAGGAGGCACCGAAACTCAAACCTTACATGGTGCTGGCCGAGCAGCTGGGCGGGTTTGCCGGGCAGGCGACGCAAAGCGCCATCAAGGGGATCGAGATTTGTTATGAAGGCGATGTTTCAACGCTCAACACCAAGCCGCTGACGGCAATCGTGCTCAAAGGATTGCTCGGTCCGCTATTGGAAGGCGTCAACATGGTCAACGCGCCGGTCATAGCCGAGGATCGCAACATAAAGATTCTCGAGGCGAGGTCGGAAACGGCGGGGAACTATCACACCCTGATCACCGTCAACGTGACGACCGAAAACCAGGAACGCTCCGTCAAGGGGACGTTGTTCAATCACGAACCGCGGCTTGTTGAGATCAAGGGCATTCACATCGATGCCAAGCTCGGCCCGAACATGCTGTATCTGGCCAACCACGACAAACCGGGGCTGATCGGGGCACTTGGAAGTGTGCTGGGCGAGGCCGGGGTGAACATCGCGACCTTCAACCTGGGCCGCGCCGATCAGGGCGGCGACGCGATTGCCCTGATCGAGATCGACGGTCAGCCGCCGGCGGACGTCGTGACGCGGGTCAAGGCGCTTGAGCATGTCGTGCATGCGATTCCAATGAGCTTCTGA
- the metA gene encoding homoserine O-succinyltransferase has product MPIKIPSKLPARKVLEAEGVPIIKDEDAIRQDIRPLKVAILNLMPEKIKTETQLARVLGATPLQVEVTLLALTSHKPKTTPEQHLLDFYHPWTEVKDQKFDGLIVTGAPIEKLPFEDVRYWPELCEIFDWSLGNVHGCFNLCWGAQAALYHLYGIPKYQLPHKAFGVFWHSVLDSTSPLMRGLNDAIPIPVSRHTENHRDDIEKHAHLQILAESDDVGMALVLDPVLNHVHMFNHLEYDSTTLGDEYSRDVAKGQAIQFPRNYYPGDDPEKAPVNTWRANAHILFGNWINTLYQSTPYDMSKIGDDRPAVPKADDAA; this is encoded by the coding sequence ATGCCGATAAAAATTCCATCCAAACTGCCGGCGCGTAAAGTGCTAGAGGCCGAAGGCGTCCCGATAATCAAGGACGAGGACGCGATCCGCCAGGATATCCGTCCGCTCAAGGTCGCGATCCTCAATCTGATGCCGGAAAAAATAAAAACCGAGACGCAGCTTGCACGGGTTTTGGGGGCGACTCCGTTGCAGGTCGAAGTGACGCTGTTGGCGCTGACCAGTCACAAGCCGAAAACCACGCCGGAGCAACATCTGCTCGATTTCTATCATCCCTGGACGGAGGTCAAGGATCAGAAATTCGACGGCCTGATCGTGACCGGTGCACCGATTGAGAAGTTGCCGTTCGAGGATGTCCGCTATTGGCCGGAGCTGTGCGAGATTTTCGATTGGTCGCTCGGCAACGTCCACGGCTGCTTCAATTTATGCTGGGGCGCGCAGGCGGCGCTCTATCATCTTTACGGCATTCCGAAATACCAGTTGCCGCACAAGGCTTTCGGCGTGTTCTGGCACAGCGTCCTTGATTCAACATCACCGCTGATGCGCGGACTTAACGACGCGATCCCGATCCCCGTGTCGCGCCACACGGAGAACCATCGCGACGATATCGAAAAACATGCACATCTGCAGATCCTGGCGGAGTCCGATGACGTCGGCATGGCGCTCGTGCTGGACCCGGTACTCAATCACGTGCACATGTTCAATCACCTGGAATACGACTCGACCACGTTGGGCGACGAGTATTCCCGCGATGTCGCCAAGGGACAGGCCATCCAGTTCCCGCGCAACTATTATCCCGGGGACGATCCGGAAAAAGCGCCGGTCAACACATGGCGCGCGAACGCACATATCCTGTTCGGCAACTGGATCAACACGCTCTATCAGTCGACGCCGTATGACATGTCGAAAATTGGCGACGACCGCCCCGCCGTGCCGAAGGCCGACGACGCGGCCTGA
- a CDS encoding 4Fe-4S dicluster domain-containing protein, whose product MQKSLNIDPDKCTGCLQCELACSYDNENAFNPAKSRIKVFSFHEKGRFVPYTCTQCDEAWCMHACPVDAISLDKATGAKIVSDTLCVGCKVCTIACPFGTVNYNADTGKVIKCDLCEGEPECAKACPTDAITYVDANWTGLDKMRAWAEKTDAGQATA is encoded by the coding sequence ATGCAAAAATCACTAAATATAGATCCGGATAAATGCACCGGATGTCTGCAATGCGAACTGGCATGTTCGTACGACAACGAGAATGCGTTCAATCCGGCGAAATCCCGCATTAAAGTTTTTTCCTTCCATGAAAAGGGTCGCTTCGTGCCGTACACCTGCACGCAGTGTGATGAAGCCTGGTGCATGCACGCCTGTCCTGTCGATGCGATCAGTCTCGACAAGGCGACGGGTGCCAAAATTGTCAGCGATACGCTCTGTGTCGGCTGCAAGGTCTGCACCATTGCCTGCCCGTTCGGCACCGTGAATTACAACGCCGACACAGGCAAAGTCATCAAATGCGACCTCTGCGAGGGCGAGCCGGAATGCGCCAAGGCGTGTCCGACCGACGCCATCACGTATGTTGACGCAAACTGGACCGGGCTCGACAAGATGCGCGCCTGGGCTGAAAAAACCGACGCCGGTCAGGCGACGGCTTAA